A window of Microcystis aeruginosa FD4 contains these coding sequences:
- a CDS encoding IS630 family transposase, which translates to MSGVPNINVAESVEELKSLLKQQVTSLNFAKVQSLYLLKIKEVETVRHLAVLIGRSERTIHRWLSCYREGGIENLLSEPEKLGRTKKISVEEAALIQNELKDPEGFQSYKEIHFWVSIVLEIPTSYRTVYPLVRNELQAKLKVARPHNLKQLPGEVKIFQNNLYEQLQALLEKESEKVSQYLKVRFCCPDESRFGCPTMVRNKITIKGIKPLGNFQYNFQYLWLYGLIEPRTGSSFFYEFSHLDGECFNQYLTLFSQAFSEELHIIQLDNAPAHTATDLEIPDNIILFYQPPYCPEVNPIERVWLYLKNLLAWGNFNSLDNLRSKLYHLLNSLSNDTLGYLTGWSWILEALCLSGI; encoded by the coding sequence ATGAGTGGAGTCCCTAATATTAATGTTGCTGAGTCAGTAGAAGAATTAAAATCCTTGTTGAAGCAACAAGTAACCTCTTTAAACTTTGCTAAAGTACAATCCCTGTATCTACTAAAAATTAAGGAGGTAGAAACGGTTCGTCATCTCGCCGTGTTAATAGGACGCTCAGAAAGAACTATTCATCGCTGGTTAAGTTGTTATCGAGAAGGAGGAATAGAAAATCTCTTGTCAGAACCAGAAAAACTGGGAAGAACCAAAAAGATTTCAGTGGAAGAAGCCGCTCTAATTCAGAATGAATTAAAAGACCCAGAAGGATTTCAAAGTTATAAAGAAATTCATTTTTGGGTATCAATTGTTTTAGAAATACCCACCAGTTATAGAACTGTTTACCCTCTCGTAAGAAATGAATTACAAGCTAAATTAAAAGTGGCTCGACCTCACAATTTAAAACAATTACCAGGAGAAGTAAAAATATTCCAAAATAATCTATATGAACAGCTACAAGCTTTACTAGAAAAGGAATCTGAAAAAGTTAGTCAATATTTAAAAGTCCGCTTCTGCTGTCCAGATGAAAGTCGCTTCGGCTGTCCTACCATGGTCAGAAATAAAATAACAATTAAAGGCATAAAGCCCCTTGGTAATTTTCAGTATAATTTTCAATATCTCTGGCTCTATGGTTTAATAGAACCTCGAACAGGTAGCAGTTTTTTTTATGAATTCTCTCATTTAGATGGGGAATGTTTTAATCAATATTTAACGCTTTTTTCTCAAGCTTTTTCTGAGGAATTACATATTATTCAATTAGATAATGCTCCCGCACATACGGCGACCGACCTAGAAATACCTGATAATATTATCCTATTTTATCAACCTCCCTATTGTCCAGAAGTAAATCCAATTGAGAGAGTTTGGCTATATTTGAAAAACCTATTGGCCTGGGGCAATTTTAACTCCCTTGATAACTTAAGAAGTAAACTTTACCATCTTTTAAATTCTCTATCCAATGACACGCTCGGGTATTTGACGGGATGGTCTTGGATTTTAGAAGCTCTATGTCTGTCAGGAATTTAG
- a CDS encoding type II toxin-antitoxin system VapC family toxin, producing the protein MSVRNLEKWYYIEMANILWKYLRAGQLTASQVQEALTFLEGYPLWVFSTVPLMREAVNLGIAYNLTAYDGSYVALAKRLDAPLLTLDRKLFEALATSSLAVFWFDDFPIP; encoded by the coding sequence ATGTCTGTCAGGAATTTAGAAAAATGGTATTACATTGAAATGGCAAACATTCTCTGGAAATATTTGCGGGCAGGACAATTGACGGCAAGCCAAGTTCAAGAGGCCTTGACCTTTCTAGAAGGTTATCCCCTGTGGGTTTTTTCTACTGTCCCTCTCATGAGAGAAGCTGTGAATCTCGGCATCGCCTATAATCTGACCGCCTACGATGGCTCTTATGTCGCCCTTGCCAAGCGACTAGACGCACCCTTGTTGACCTTGGATCGGAAGTTATTCGAGGCTTTGGCTACCAGTTCCCTTGCCGTTTTTTGGTTCGACGATTTCCCTATCCCCTAA
- the ruvX gene encoding Holliday junction resolvase RuvX, which translates to MERVAALGLDIGKKRVGVAGCDGTGLIATGLTTIIRSSFVADTAQFEAIVKKRNIKILVAGLPYTMAGELGFQAKQVQKYARKLAIALDLPLEYIDERCTSLEAEEFLKAKKQFSSWDKGAIDREAAAIILQQWLDRRRRVNSVVLGDREIVEPKNGKGTGSQSLE; encoded by the coding sequence ATGGAAAGAGTCGCCGCCCTAGGCTTAGATATCGGCAAAAAACGGGTAGGAGTGGCAGGATGTGACGGCACAGGTTTAATCGCCACCGGTTTGACCACGATTATCCGTTCTTCCTTTGTTGCTGACACAGCACAGTTTGAGGCAATTGTCAAGAAAAGAAATATTAAGATTTTGGTGGCGGGACTGCCCTATACCATGGCGGGAGAGCTAGGATTTCAGGCTAAACAGGTACAAAAATACGCCCGGAAACTAGCGATCGCCTTGGATTTACCCCTCGAATACATTGATGAGCGCTGCACGTCCCTAGAGGCGGAAGAATTCTTAAAAGCCAAAAAACAGTTTTCCTCTTGGGATAAGGGAGCGATCGATCGGGAAGCGGCGGCGATTATTTTACAACAATGGCTCGATCGCCGACGGCGAGTTAATAGTGTTGTTTTAGGGGATAGGGAAATCGTCGAACCAAAAAACGGCAAGGGAACTGGTAGCCAAAGCCTCGAATAA